In Candidatus Omnitrophota bacterium, the genomic stretch GCTGAGCTACACCCACCACAAAACTCTTTGCTTCTTCATAAAATTGGCGTCCCTGGCCTGATTCGAACAGGCGACCCTCTGCTTAGCTTACCGCACTGGATTACTCCAGCCAATTAATGTTGCGGTCTGGACTATGTCTTCACCGTTTCAGGTGTGCAGCGTATAGTCTCTGAGGACTCCCACTTAGTTTCGAGTGGTTGCCTGCAAATTGCCCTGTTTATGACAGGGGTTCCTTGCATACAGCTGCATTCATTCTATGCGTTTATATTCCGCACAGAAGCTCCTATAGAAGGCAGATGCTCTATCCAACTGAGCTACAGGGACGTCAAAAGATATATATATTGGTCGGGAAGGCGAGATTTGAACTCGCGACCTTCTGGTCCCAAACCAGACGCGCTAGCCAGCTGCGCTACTTCCCGAACATATGATAATTCTTTAGAATTCTGTAATGGATTATATCACAAAACCAAAATTGCTAGAGATAATATCTCAAAAATTCCCGCGCTTTTTTAAGCGCTTTCGAGCGATGACTCATCCTGTCTTTGGTCTTAAATCCCAGCTGGCCGAAGGTCTTTTTATATTTCGGTATCAGGAATATCGAATCATATCCGAAACCGTGTCTTCCTCTTATCGAATCCGCTATCCTGCCGGAACAATATTCTTCTATTAATTTAACTACCCTGCCTTTATCGGCAATTGCGATCGCGCAAACAAATCTGGCCTGCCTTCTCCCGGCCGGCATACCGCTTAGCATCTTCAGCACTTTTACGTTATTATCGTGGTCTTTTTTCTTAGGCCCGGCAAATCTTGCGCTCTTGACTCCAGGCGCGCCGCCAAGCGCCTTCACTTCCAGGCCGGAGTCATCCGCCAACACCAACCCGCAGGTAAATTTTGATATTACCAGCGCCTTCTTTACCGCATTTCCTTTAAAAGTATTCTTGTCTTCCCTTATACCGGGAGCGGGCCCTATCTCATTTAAGGAAACAACATCGGCTTTTATGCTTTTCAAATACCTTTTAAGCTCGCGCAGCTTCTTTTCATTCCTTGTCGCTATAACTAAATCTTTCATCAGCCTATCTTTATTCCCTTTAAAACTTTTTTCTGCACGGCCATAATCTCCTGTATCCCCTTTTCGGCCAATAGTGTTAATTTATTAAGGTCTTCTCTTTTAAACGGTTCCCTCTCGGCTGTGCCCTGGACCTCTATAAATTTCCCGTTACCCGTCATAACAATATTCATATCGACCTCGCCCTTCGAGTCCTCATCATAGTCAAGGTCGAGAACCACTTCACCGTTTATTATGCCGACGCTTATCGCGGCCACATAGTCGGACAATGGGATATCTTTGATAATGCCGTCTTCTTTCATCTTATTGAGCGCGAGAGCTATCGCGACAAAGCTGCCCGTTATGCTAGCGCACCTGGTGCCGCCGTCGGCCTGAATAACGTCACAATCGAGCCATATAGTGCGCTCACCCAATTTCGTCATATCCGTCACGGATCTTAACGCCCTGCCAATAAGCCTCTGTATCTCATGTGTCCTGCCGCCAAGCTTACCTTTTGAAACCTCTCTGGGCACGCGCGACCTGCATGAACGCGGTATCATCCCATACTCACCCGTAACCCAGCCATTACCGCTATTCCTCAAAAAATGCGGCACTCCGTCTTCTACCGACGCGGTTGCGATTATCTTTGTATTACCGAGCTCGACAAGACACGAACCTTCAGCATACTTTATATAGTTCTTGGTTATCTTTAATCCCCTAAGCTCGTTATTTTTTCTTCCATCCGCTCTTTGCATAGATATTATTTCCTTTCGAATCTATTCCCACTATAAGCGGGAAGTCTCTCACTTCAAGTTTATATACGGCTTCCGGGCCAAGATCGCTAAATAAAATCGTCCTGGCGGACTTAACCTTCGCTGAAAGCAGCGCCCCTATTCCTCCTATAGCAAGAAAATATAAACACTTGTGCTTCTTTATCGCCCTAACGACTTCTTCGGACCTGTCACCCTTGCCTATCATGGCCCCCAGGCCGAGTGAAATCAGCGCGGGGGTAAAAGAATCCATCCTCGAGCTCGTTGTGGGGCCGCATGAACCTATTGGCTTGCCCGGCCTAGCCGGGGTAGGGCCGCAATAATATATCACCGCATCTTTTAAATTTAACGGTAACGCCTTGCCCTTTTTTAAAATATCGCAGAATCTTTTATGCGCCGCGTCGCGGGCAGTAAGTATCGTTCCGCTTAAAAGAACTTCATCCCCTGCCTTAAGTTTTTTCCTGACATTTTCCGTCAATGGTGTGGTAATTTTTATCATAATATCTTTTCAGCGCTTCTCGTAGCATGGCAGCTTACATTGACAGCCACGGGTAAGCCCGCTATATGTGTCGGGAACTCTTCTATATTTACCCCGAGAGCGGTTGTCTTCCCGCCAAGCCCCATAGGGCCAATGCCCAGCGAATTCACTGCCTTCAATATATCTTTTTCCAACCCTCTGAAATGCTTCTTCGCGTTTTTTGTCTCTATTGAACGTAGAAGCGCTTTTTTCGACAACTGCGCGGCATAATCGAATGTCCCGCCGATGCCTATCCCTAAAACCAGCGGCGGGCAGGCATCCGGCCCGGCATTTTTCACCACCTCAAGGACGAAATCTATAATCTCTTTGTCGGATGCCGTAGGCTTCAACATATTTATGCTGCTCTTGTTCTCGCTTCCAAAACCCTTCGGTGAAACAGTAACTTTTAATCTGTCGCCCTTAACGATGCTGATATTAATAATGGACGGGGTGTTTGTATTTGTATTTTTTCTTACGAGGGAATCATCTACAACGGATTTACGCAAATAGCCCTTTTTATAAGCGTCCTCAACACCTTCGTATAATGCTTCTTCTAAATCCCCTTTTATCGTGACCTCACTGCCGATCTCCAAAAATATGGAGACAATACCTGTATCCTGACAGATCGCCAGACGTTTCTTCTTCGCTATTCGCGCATTTTCTATAACGGCTTTGAGTATATTTTTGGCCCTGGGCCTCGTCTCTTTTCTTAAAGCCATTTTCAACGCTTTCAAAATATCTTTGCGTAACTCAAAATTCGCCTTTAAGCAAAGTTCGGTTACCACTTCTCTGATCTTTGAAACGCTTATCTCTCTCATAATGACCAATCTTCCAAGCCCGGCTTGTATTTAAGCTTTATATTCTGCTTTTACCGACGTCTTTATCCCGCCGCGCGCATTGAACTCGCCCGAGACTTCCATCCACCGCGGCTTGCACGCGCTAACAAGATCGTCCAAAAATCTATTCACAACATTCTCATGAAATATTCCCACATCCCTGTAGAATATCTCATAATATTTAAGCGACTTTAATTCTATACACAATTCGTCCGGCACATATTTTATAGTGATGTTGGCAAAATCCGGCAAGCCGGTCTTCGGGCATATGCAGGTAAACTCCGGTATATCTATTGCAATCACGTAGTCTCTGTCCGGATACTGATTTTTCCAGACTTCGATTTTCGGAGTCTTCAGGTTCTTTATATTTTTCTGCAAGCCTTCGTAAGACGATTTTTTCACTATTTTATCCCCAATATCTTATGTATCTGCGGTATCACCCGAGAATCCGCGACCCCTCGCTTAAGGGCTAAATCTGAAAACTCCCGCAGCCTGTCTTCAGGCACCGCTTTATCGACCTTTTTAACCGGCGTAGCCGGCTGTATTATTAAAGGGATCCTGGCATTAACCTTCTTTATCGATTCTACCACTCGTTCTATATCGGCAGTTTTTGTTTCGGGGGTTACAACCGCCTTCACAAATACTTTTTTTGCAGAAGCTATCTTTAAAAACTCCAGATGCTCATCCCAATAAGACCTGTC encodes the following:
- the rdgB gene encoding RdgB/HAM1 family non-canonical purine NTP pyrophosphatase, which gives rise to MKDLVIATRNEKKLRELKRYLKSIKADVVSLNEIGPAPGIREDKNTFKGNAVKKALVISKFTCGLVLADDSGLEVKALGGAPGVKSARFAGPKKKDHDNNVKVLKMLSGMPAGRRQARFVCAIAIADKGRVVKLIEEYCSGRIADSIRGRHGFGYDSIFLIPKYKKTFGQLGFKTKDRMSHRSKALKKAREFLRYYL
- the rph gene encoding ribonuclease PH, with product MQRADGRKNNELRGLKITKNYIKYAEGSCLVELGNTKIIATASVEDGVPHFLRNSGNGWVTGEYGMIPRSCRSRVPREVSKGKLGGRTHEIQRLIGRALRSVTDMTKLGERTIWLDCDVIQADGGTRCASITGSFVAIALALNKMKEDGIIKDIPLSDYVAAISVGIINGEVVLDLDYDEDSKGEVDMNIVMTGNGKFIEVQGTAEREPFKREDLNKLTLLAEKGIQEIMAVQKKVLKGIKIG
- a CDS encoding Fe-S-containing hydro-lyase — translated: MIKITTPLTENVRKKLKAGDEVLLSGTILTARDAAHKRFCDILKKGKALPLNLKDAVIYYCGPTPARPGKPIGSCGPTTSSRMDSFTPALISLGLGAMIGKGDRSEEVVRAIKKHKCLYFLAIGGIGALLSAKVKSARTILFSDLGPEAVYKLEVRDFPLIVGIDSKGNNIYAKSGWKKK
- a CDS encoding fumarate hydratase translates to MREISVSKIREVVTELCLKANFELRKDILKALKMALRKETRPRAKNILKAVIENARIAKKKRLAICQDTGIVSIFLEIGSEVTIKGDLEEALYEGVEDAYKKGYLRKSVVDDSLVRKNTNTNTPSIINISIVKGDRLKVTVSPKGFGSENKSSINMLKPTASDKEIIDFVLEVVKNAGPDACPPLVLGIGIGGTFDYAAQLSKKALLRSIETKNAKKHFRGLEKDILKAVNSLGIGPMGLGGKTTALGVNIEEFPTHIAGLPVAVNVSCHATRSAEKIL
- the queF gene encoding preQ(1) synthase, with protein sequence MKKSSYEGLQKNIKNLKTPKIEVWKNQYPDRDYVIAIDIPEFTCICPKTGLPDFANITIKYVPDELCIELKSLKYYEIFYRDVGIFHENVVNRFLDDLVSACKPRWMEVSGEFNARGGIKTSVKAEYKA